The nucleotide window GCCTTCACTGGCTATCGTTAAGTGGTAATCCGGCTTATAAGGTACGTTGTCTTCACTGTAATCCGCTGACTCACCTTCCGGGCTGACATAAGCGCGTAAAAAGCTGTAATCGCCAGTATGACGTGGCCACATCCAGTTATCAGTATCGCCACCAAATTTGCCCACACCACTTGCCGGTGCATGGACTAAACGGACGTCTTTTATTTCCAGTTGCTTAATAAGGTAGTACTCCAGGCTGCCGTAGTAAGCTGCAACCTGACACCGATGGCCTTCGTCCTCTTCACACTCTGCCACCAAAGCTTTTTTATTGTCTTCTATGGCATCCAGACGTGCTTTACCGTTTAGCTCGGCTGTACTGGGATCAATAACTTTGTCAGTCACTTCATCAACGGCTTTAGTCACAAAAATACGACTGCCCGGCGCCGCCGGTACTTCTGCACTTAAATTTTTGGCTAAAAAGCCATTAGCAAGCAAATCGTTCTCTGGTGTCGAGTTATGAGCAATGCTGTTGTAAGCGCAATGATGGTTCGTTGCCACTAAGCCTTCTGGTGACACAAAAGAGGCCGAACATCCGCCCAGGCTAACAATGGCAGCAGCGGGGAACTCGGTTAATTTAGAAATATCATTAGGGTCAATAGTCAGACCTGCCGCCTTTAGCTTATCGGCAATTTCCGGTAACTGTTTGGGCATCCACATACCTTCATCAGCTGCCGCAAAACAGCTGACTACAGACAAAGCAATCAATAACTTTTTCATAGTGTCTCTTCTGTTAATTGTTAGGGAGGGAAAAATAACCTCTGATAAAAGCTATAGTCATAGTCTTGCCGAAACTTGTCAATAATCAGACAAGTAATGTTACAAAATAACAGTGTCAAAATTCAGGCACAAAAAAAGCAGCCCGTGGGCTGCTCTTCATAATTTTTAGCTTGCTTAGAAGCTTAATCCATACAAATTAAATTGCTTGGATATTCTCAGCCTGAGGACCTTTAGGACCCTGAGTTACTGAGAAAGAAACGTTTTGGCCTTCGGCTAGCGTTTTGAAACCGTCGCTAACAATCGCGCTGAAATGAGCGAATACGTCTGCGCCGCCTTTCTGCTCGATAAAACCAAAACCTTTTGCTTCGTTAAACCACTTAACAACACCGTTTACTGTATTAGACATAATAAATATCCTGAAATTTTATAAAATAAGTAATCGCTCCGGGCGTTCCCAGTTGCGATGATCACGCGGGGTAAAAAATGAAACTTAAAACTGCAGGACGAAGATATTACTAAGAGTAAAGCGACGTAGAGGAGTGTTTAACTAACTGTTTCTTATCCAACGCCGACTACTCTACGCACATTATATATAATGTCAAATAATAGTTTTAATTTATTTTATAAATGATCTTTATAGTCTTTTAGGTCTTTGGAAACACCTGTGCCAACATACAACGAATAGAGCCACCGCCAAGTTCTATGGTGGGAACCGCTATTGGCAATAGCTCAACCCATTGTTCCAGTTGCTGGATTTGTTCTGCTTTTAATGAACGGAAAGCCGTTTCCGAAATAGCGAGAAGTTTGCGACCGTTACCCCCCATTTCTAGTGTATTGCCTGCAAAATTTCTTATCTGTTGTTCGGTTAATAGCACTAAGGCTTTGCCCGAGTTTTTAACTGATCGGACAAACTGCTGTTGTTGCTGAGCATCACGTATCATATCCACGCAAGCCATAACAAAGTGACTCCCAACCGCCATAAGCACATTAGTGTGATACACCGGCTTACCGTCACTGCTAATGGCATCAAAAGCAATTGGCTGGTAACCCAACTGCCCACTCAATTGCTTCAGCGCGTTCTCATCCATTCTTTTTGAGCGAGCTGCGTAGGCCAATTTATTATCGTAATCAAAAACCACCGAACCAGTGCCTTCCAGGAAAACTTCTTCTTGCTCTAATGCACTAATGTCGAGTATTGGGTCATACCCATAAGTTTCTAGCAAAAAGTTGATAATGTCTGCTCGGCGTTCCTTACGGCGATTATTGCAATACATAGGGTACAGCACAAACTCTCCGGTACTGTGAGTACTAAACCAGTTATTTGGGAAAACTGAGTCGGGTGTTTCTGTGCCGGTATCTTCAAACAAGTGAACTTTAACGCCTTTACTCTGCAACTGCTCTACAGCCTTTGTGACTTCATCGTAAGCCGCCTGAGCAACGTTTACGCCTTGCTCTGCTATCGATTGGAAAGCATTATCATCCATCGTTTCAGGGTTAGAAAAAAAGTGATGCGGACGCACCATAACGACGGTATCAGACGACTGACTCATGAGATTAAAACACGTTACAAAATTTGCGCGCAGTTATAGCAACTTGGCGATGTCATAGCAACGGGCAAAAGAAAAGGGCAGTGTTGTTGCACTGCCCTTGCTGTGATTAGACAGTTAACTTACCAAGCGTATTTAAGACTTAGCTCAAAATTACGCTCTGCGCCAAAGAAACCCTGGTTATAAAAGTCGATGCTTGAATAGTACTTTTCGTCAAAGATATTGTTGACGTTCAGGCTTAGATCTAAGTTCTTACCTAAGTTGTAATTCGCCATACCGTTTACAACTGTATAGCTGTCCCGAATAAAGGTTTCACCATTAGGGCCAATCCCCGGGTTAGATACATCACTTTGCCAGTTTGCATTAACACCAAGCTTTAAAGCATTGGAGGTCGTATAAAGCACGCTGGCTTTCACCATATCTTCCGCCAAGTAAGGTGCGTAATCTGAACCGTCGCGATCAGTCGATTCGTTATGCGTATAACTGAAGAAAATATTCAGCGCATCTGTTGGCTTACCGTTAAGCTCCAGCTCATAACCTTCGCTTTCTGCGCCATCCACTCCAATAGAAGGGAAAACGGTGGTGCCTGGCAGAGGGTCGGTATTATTAGGGTCATTGATTGCTAAGTTATCTTCCTTAACTTTATAAACAGCAAAGCTGGCAGAAAGCGCTTCGTTAAAGAAGTCACCTTTAATACCAATTTCAGAATTAGACCCTTCAATTGGACCGAGCAACTCACCATCAACGTTAAATGCATTTTGGGGCTGGAAAATTTCAGTATAGCTGGCGTACGTAGAAATAATGTCGGTAACCTCGTAAACCAAACCAACGTATGGCGTATTGACGCTTGAGTTTTCGTAGTCACTTGTTGCCCAGGGTGACTCAGACAATGAATCGTAGTTGGTTAAACGATTACCAATTATCGCGGTAAATTCGTCCGTTAAACTAAACTGAGCAGCAGCGTAAACGCCTTCCTGAGTATGTGATTCTAACGTAGTGTACGCAGGCGTATCGCTAAAGTTGGGACGTGGAACCCCATTTCCCCAGTCGAACAGGCTAGGAACTATTATGGTATCAGTAATACCATAAGAAGTTGCATTAACATCTTGCTCAGCATAGAGAGCACCTGCCGTTAACTGGTGCTCGCGGCCAAATAATTCGAATGGGCCGGAAGCCAGAATACGGAATGAGGTTTGCTCTCTGTCTGAAACGTAATGATTAGGTGATGGCTGAAAGTCGGGATCTGGACTCTTACCCGTTGCCTTATCTGGGAAAAATGCGAAATAAAGCAAGTGGCCGTCCATCTCACCTTCACGGCGTTCAACATCCATTTGGATGTCCCAGCCGTTATCAAACGAATGCTCTAGTTGCGCAAATATATTCGTGCTTTCTCTGCCCCACTTATTCCAAGGAGATGCAGTCGTGGTACTCACCGATAAGTCATCAGCCTGAGTGCCGTCAGAATAGAACAGTGGTAATGCACCCCACATGCTACCTTTCGGGTTGCGTTGGCTGTAATCAGCTCCCACTGTCAAACGTGTTTGAGTACTTAAGTCAGCTGTTACTACCGCATAGATTTGAGTATTTTCTTTCTCCGAAAAGTCGACGTAGCTTTCGCCTTCTTCATAGGCCATTGCTACTCGCGCTTTCACATTGCCGTCTTCCGTCAATGTCTGAGAATGGTCAGCCTCAAAACGGTAGTTACTCCAGGAGCCAATACCAACGCTTGCGTAACCGCCATCTTCATACTTAGGACGCTTACGAATAAGGTTGATGGCAGCAGAAGGTTCGCCGGCGCCTGTTAACAAGCCTGTGGCGCCACGCACAATTTCAACTCGTTCAAAAATAACGGAGTCCGCCAAAGCTTCGCTAAAAAAGCTGTTGTACGCAATAGGCACACCGTCAAACTGGAAGTTGGTTACATCGCGGCCTCGGGCACGGAAGAAATAGCGATCCGTTTCTGCCTGCTGAGCCTGAATACCCGGCGCGAACTGCATAACATCGGCAACGGAGTCGAGCGAGAAGCTGTCTATAAAGGTGCGATCAATAATAGAAATCGACTGTGGAGTCTGACGCAGTGTTAGCGGCAGACCTGTTGCCGTAGTCGCCTGATCCAAAGAACTGCCAGTAACTTTAATATGTTCAAAAATCTTTTCCTGAGCTTCTGCTTGTTGTTCATTTTTCTCAGCAGAATCTTCGTTTTGTGCTGCTACAGCAGCGGAGCTTAACAGCACGGATGCTACCGTTGTTGCTACTAAATTTCTGGCGAATGCCTTCATGAATTGCCTCCCGACCATAGGCTTTAAATACGAATTGTTCTCATAAACTATTGTATTTGATAATTGTTCGTATTTACAATATTATTCCGTAAAATTCTCAGGGAGCTCAGAATGACACAAAGGCAATGGTTTAAATTACATGGGTGGTGCTCGCTACCAATATGGATCCTGTTTTGCTTTATCTGCATTACCGGCACCATCGCTGTATTCAGTCATGAGCTAACCTGGCTGTTTAACGAAAATGCGCGTGCGGTTAATCCTGAAGGTTTGCCGGCTCAGCCTGTATCAGAGCTGGTTGCTACCGTCAAAGACCAGTTCCCAACGGCCAACGTTACGACAGTAATGGCTTTCGAACCCTACATTATTAATGCTGTCATTTTTTCAACCGAAAACATTCCTACCGGTATTGCCTATGTAAACCAGTACACCGGCGAAATTCAGGAAGTTAATCAGGGCATCACTTTTATTAACTTTATGCGCTCACTGCACAGCTGGTTACTATTCCCCTGGCAAGACGGCTACAGCGTTGGTTACTATTTAGTGTCCGCCATGTCCTTTGTCATGATTGGCGCTCTGGTTACCGGCCTGGTTATCTATAAGAGGTTCTGGCGCGCCTACTCGCAACCTAAAATTCGTACCGAGCAAGGCAAAAAAACTTTGTTAACCGACTTACACAAGCACGGCGGCGCCTGGTCCATTTGGTTCCTAATTGTTATGAGTTTAACTGGCCTCTGGTACTTTACACAGCAAGTGCTCTGGCACGCAGACATTGATATTGAAGAACACGCTCCTCTGGTTGAAGTATCTGACATTCCCCTGGGTGAAAAAGCACAGCCACCGGTGTCTTTTGAAGATGCTTTACTCATAGCAGAACGGCGTTTTCCCGATATCCGCCCCAGCTTCATTATGATGCCGGAACATAACCGCGACATGTTTAAAATTGTGGGCGGCGGCGACTTTATATTTTACGATCAGTATTCCTATCGCTTGGATATTAATCCATGGAACGGCGAGGTAGCCCGAGCGGTTTCACCCGACAACATGAATACGCTGCAAACCATTCAGCATATTGTTGATCCGTTGCACTACGGCACCATTGGCGGTATTTGGACCAAAATCATTTGGTTTATTTTCGGACTGATCTTGTCCGCCATGTCCATTACCGGATTTATGATTTGGGGTTCTCGCACGATGAAAGCGGCAAAAGCCAAACGCACACCATTGCAAGAGTCGCTACAGAATGAAGGAGCTAATTAATGGCGCGCCGTAAAAATACCTTCTGGAACCGGAATAAATTTAAACTTAGTGGCTTAATTCTTATTCTGCCCTTTTACTTTCTGTACCAGCAACTGCAGCTACCAGAGCTGCCTCCCGTCTGGGATGAAAAGCAAGCAGGCCCGTTTAAAGTAGCCTTACAACCAGCAAATAATGACGCGCCTTACGCGCATCACGAAGACTGGGTGAAAGACTTTTCAGCGTACGTTAACGAAGGGAAAGTCAGTGATATTCGGCAGGGTTACGTGAACATTGGCGAAAAGCCAATTGCTATTGAGGAATTGCAACAAGATGATGTCGGCATTTTGCACGGTAGTGAATTATTGCAGCACGTTCATGCCATCGCGCCACAAAAGTTTGAGCCTCAGCAACGCGTTTGGGTCACTCTGCAAACCTGGAATGGTGAGGTTCACAAGGTAAGTTGGCAGCTTCCTGAAACTTGGGTTAAATAAAACTTTAAACGCGAATTGTTTTCATTTACAATTCTTTTCAATTTAGATCACATCTAATATTTGAGGGGAATAATGAAGATTCAAAAAACTATACTGGCGGCTAGTATTCTGGCCGCCCTGGCTTCCACCAGCAGCTACGCACAAGAAGAAAAACAAGAGAAAACTCAGGAAGAGATGATGGAAACCATCAATGTCAGCTCTCGCGGACTTATCTCTTACGTTAGTGCTACTGGCTCCAAATCTGACACACCAATTATTGAAACGCCTTTATCGGTTTCGGTTCTGACCGAAGCTCGTATCCAGGACTTAGGCGCTGTTACCGTGCAGGATGCTATCGGTTATGTGGCAGGCTTATATAACGGTCCATTTGGTGTGGATACCCGCGGTGATTGGGCGAAAATTCGTGGCGTTGCGCCGGTTCAGTATCTTGATGGCCTTAAGTCTCTGTTTGGTAACTACAATAACGTTCGCGTTAACCCTTATTCCCTTGGCCAAATTGAAGTTTTAAAAGGACCCAGCTCTGTTCTTTACGGACAAGGTTCTACCGGCGGCATTATTAACTTAGTGAGTAAACGTCCGAAGGCAGAAACCGAAGGTCAGTTCTGGGCGCAGTTAGGTAATTATTCCCGTAAGCAAGTTGCCGGCGACATTACTGGCGCATTGAACGATGATGCTTCATTAACCGGCCGCTTCGTCGGGCTATACCGTGACAGCGATACGCAAACCGATTACGTTCCGGATAACAGCCTGGTACTGAACCCGTCGTTAAGCTGGCATGCCTCTGAAGACACAAAAATCACCCTTATCGGTAATATTCAGCGCAATGAGTCCGGTTCCAGCACGCAATTTTTCCCGTGGCAGGGAACCTTGTTACCGAACGAATTTGGCCAAATTGACAGCTCTACTTTTGTATCAGAACCTGGTTTTGATAAATACGAAACTGAACAAGACGCCTTAACCACAATTATAGAGCATGATATTAACTTAGACTGGCGAGTCCGCTTTGCGAGCCGTTATAGCGACAGTAACGCTGACTACAACACTATGTACTCGGCTAACTGGCCTCCGCAGTTTGAAGAGGATAACCGCAGCTTTGAACGTTATGCGTACATTTACGATAACGATAGTGAAAGCTGGACTAGTGATATTCAGCTACATGGCTCTGTCATGACAGGCTCAGTATCTCATGAGTTAGTCTTCGGACTTGATTTTCAGGATGCCAGGACCGATTCGGACAGAGCAGTTGGTTATGGCGGAGTCATCGATCTTTACGACCCCATGTATGGCCAAGTCGAAAACCTTCCAACGCAGGATGATGTTGTCGATGCGCCGTCCCTAACAAATCAGCAGTTAGGCTTGTACGCACAAGATAACATGAGAATTGATGATAAATGGTTGATTTCTGCCGCTTTGCGTCGAGATCGCGCAACAAACAACCCGGCAAACAGTAGCGCCACTGAACAGTACTCAACCACGGGACGTCTTGGTTTTATGTACCTAATGGACAAGGGCATTTCTCCCTACATTAGTTACAGTGAGTCCTTTTCTCCAGTGATAGGAAGAGACGCTTACGATAATCCTTTTGTGCCAATTGAGGGGGAGCAATGGGAAGCCGGTGTAAAGTACCAGCCTCACGGCACTGAGCATCTTTTAACAGCATCCGTATATCAGATTAAAGAAAAAAATAGAAAAACCCCCGTTCAAGACGATGCAGCTCCCGACCCTGGTGGCCAAGTTCAAGTTGGCGAAGCTGAAATTGAGGGCGTTGAATTAGAAGCCCAGTTAGCCTGGGAATCTCTGGATGTCTACGCTAGTTACGCTTATACCGATGCTGTAATTTCGAAAAGTAACAGACTAGGTGAAGATGGCGCAACGTTGTCAGCGACGCCGGATCAGCAAGCATCTGTCTGGGCAACTTACCGTCCTGATAATTGGAACGGCTTTAAGATAGGTGCCGGTGTTCGTTATGTCGGTAATACTTCTGACGGCAGTGCGTATGTTGAGCAAAACGGCGTGGTACTCAATGATCCACTAGAAACTCCAAGCTATACCGTGTTTGACGCTATGATCGGATACAACTGGGACAACTACAGCGTGAGCCTGGATGTGGACAACCTGACCGATAAAACTGTTATTACTTCGTGCTTGTCTCGTGGTGACTGTTTCTACGGACAGCAACGCACTATTATGGCGAACTTCCGTTATAACTTTTAAAGCTTACTGAGTGTAGCTTTCACGCGCAGCCCCGGGCGTATCTCTTCCCAGCGTCCGGGGCTCTTTTCTAGGTGTGATTTATTCGTTGGTGTAGTATTGAACGCCTATTTCTATGCGATCACGGCCATTTTTCAGGCGCCAGCGGTTCATGTCTCGTAATGAGTACACACAGCCACAATATTCCTGCTGATAAAAACGTTCACGTTTGGCAATTTCCACCATACGCGCCGCGCCGCCTTGTTTACGCCAGTTAAAGGTCCAGTAATGCAAACCTGGGTATGGCGCTACCGCGCGCTTACCGCAGTCGTTAATCTGGTCCATGTTTTTCCAGCGCGAAATACCTAAACAACTGGTAATGGTGTCAAAACCGTTTTCATGAGCATACAACGCTGTACGCTCAAAGCGCATATCGAAGCATTCGGTGCAACGCTCACCGCGCTCCGGTTCCCACTCCAGGCCTTTAACCCGTTCGAACCAGTTTTTAGAGTCGTAATCGCAGTCAATAAAGTCCACACCCAGCTTTTCAGCAAAGCGGATGTTCTCTTCTTTACGCAGCAGATACTCTTTTTCCGGGTGAATATTCGGATTATAGAAGAAGATGGTAAATTTAATGCCAGCTTCCGCCATGCGCTCCATAACCTCACCTGAACATGGCGCGCAGCAAGAATGCAGCAGCACGTGATCAGACCCCGTCGGAGTCTCCAAAACAATGGATTCTTTCTTGTTTCTAGCCATAATTCTCTCTTCGCGGCTGAAATTTGTGCGAATTATAACTCAAACAGGCCTTGAGGATCACGACTAACTTTGCACGCGATAGCGGCTTAACCCTATTCGCTTTCTACGTGGCGCTTATGCAGCTCATACATTCTTGGCAACAGCTCTTCTACAGGCCCGTCCACTTGTATTTCGGGAACCACTGAATTAAAGGGCAACTGATTAACACGAGAGTGGTTACGTCCAAACTCCTGATACCAGCGAACCAAATGCTGAGTTGAATGAATGAAGACCACTCGACCCAAACCGGCCCAGCCGTGTGCTGCGGAGCACATTGGGCAATGCTCCCCAGAAGTGTACATTATTGTATTCTGTCGTTGCTTTGACGACAGGTTTTGTGCAGCCCATCGGGCGAGTTCAATTTCGGGATGATAGGTTTTATCGACTGAATTAACACGGTTTCTGTCTTCTTTTAAAACACGCCCATATTCATCGACTAAAACCGAACCAAAAGGAGCATCTCCGGCCGTTAAAGCCTCTTCGGCCAATTCAACACAGCGTAACAAATAGGAATTTATGTGGGTCATGGTTGCTCCTTTGATCCAGTTGGGTCACGCTGTTGCCTGACGCAGGCAGATAAAATCAGCTATCTTCGAATTATCCGCCTGCTCAGCCTATTTTAGAAGTTATACACTGCCTTAAATTCTACGTTGCGGCTTTCCCCAGGTAAACCACCTAAGAACAGCGCTTTAGTATAGTAAGTTTCATTCAGTAAGTTTTGCACGTTCAACTGGAAGTTCCAGTTACCCGAAGTGTAAGCCGCTGCAGCGTCCCACACGACATAAGAATCTACTGTTGAATCAGGCAGGCCAAAAGCAGTGGAATTAATGCTTTTCTCATCTTCGTAAGTCACACCAAGACTTAACTTAAGTGGCTCTGGCAGAGCACTAAAGCTGTAGTCATAACTCGTCCACAAGCTTGCAAACTTTTTCGGTACACCTTTAGACTGCGCTGAATGCTCGTCGGCACGAATACTAATCGCGTCCTGATAGGTTGCGTTTGCATTCATTGACCAGCGCTCGTTTAACGACAAATTTAAATCAAACTCGACCCCTTCGGTATTGTCTTCGTCGTCGTAAAAATACTGAGGCACATCAATATTATACTCTGGATCTTCCGGGTTATCGTTAAAGTCCGGGTTAGCATAACGTAAGTTGGTTCGACGTGTTTCAAACCAGACTAAAGAGCCCAGTAAATTATCATCAAAAGCGGTGAAACGAACGCCCACATCAAACGACTTCGATTCCGAATCCGGCCGGTCGTTTTCGCCGCTGATACCACCCAAAATACTGTATGCCGTTCTGCCTTTGGATAAATTAACAAAGCCGGCAATGTTATCCACAAAACGATAGTTTAAACCCACATTATAGGTGTAACCCGAGTCGTCCGTATCTGCTTCATCACTGATGCCCGGAGCGCGATCGGTTCCTTTGTGCTGGTAGCTCTGCTCGATTGTCGAGTGTGCACCGCCAAATCGTCCTGTCAGTTTCGGTGTAAAGTAAATGACCTCTTGTAAGCTAATACCCCAGGCACTTACCGACTTATCGTAGTTTGAACGTAAGATAGGGTCGTAATCCATAATACTTCCGCTGCCCCAGTTCGGGTTGCGAATATCCAGAATATAAGGAAGCGCGTTCGCTGAATCACTGCCGTCGGCATCATAAGCAGACCAACTTTTAACGGACATATCCCGATCTTCGTAGTTGGCACTAATTAATTGCTCACCATTCAAACCG belongs to Idiomarina sp. PL1-037 and includes:
- a CDS encoding TonB-dependent siderophore receptor; protein product: MKAFARNLVATTVASVLLSSAAVAAQNEDSAEKNEQQAEAQEKIFEHIKVTGSSLDQATTATGLPLTLRQTPQSISIIDRTFIDSFSLDSVADVMQFAPGIQAQQAETDRYFFRARGRDVTNFQFDGVPIAYNSFFSEALADSVIFERVEIVRGATGLLTGAGEPSAAINLIRKRPKYEDGGYASVGIGSWSNYRFEADHSQTLTEDGNVKARVAMAYEEGESYVDFSEKENTQIYAVVTADLSTQTRLTVGADYSQRNPKGSMWGALPLFYSDGTQADDLSVSTTTASPWNKWGRESTNIFAQLEHSFDNGWDIQMDVERREGEMDGHLLYFAFFPDKATGKSPDPDFQPSPNHYVSDREQTSFRILASGPFELFGREHQLTAGALYAEQDVNATSYGITDTIIVPSLFDWGNGVPRPNFSDTPAYTTLESHTQEGVYAAAQFSLTDEFTAIIGNRLTNYDSLSESPWATSDYENSSVNTPYVGLVYEVTDIISTYASYTEIFQPQNAFNVDGELLGPIEGSNSEIGIKGDFFNEALSASFAVYKVKEDNLAINDPNNTDPLPGTTVFPSIGVDGAESEGYELELNGKPTDALNIFFSYTHNESTDRDGSDYAPYLAEDMVKASVLYTTSNALKLGVNANWQSDVSNPGIGPNGETFIRDSYTVVNGMANYNLGKNLDLSLNVNNIFDEKYYSSIDFYNQGFFGAERNFELSLKYAW
- a CDS encoding cold-shock protein → MSNTVNGVVKWFNEAKGFGFIEQKGGADVFAHFSAIVSDGFKTLAEGQNVSFSVTQGPKGPQAENIQAI
- a CDS encoding PepSY-associated TM helix domain-containing protein, with product MTQRQWFKLHGWCSLPIWILFCFICITGTIAVFSHELTWLFNENARAVNPEGLPAQPVSELVATVKDQFPTANVTTVMAFEPYIINAVIFSTENIPTGIAYVNQYTGEIQEVNQGITFINFMRSLHSWLLFPWQDGYSVGYYLVSAMSFVMIGALVTGLVIYKRFWRAYSQPKIRTEQGKKTLLTDLHKHGGAWSIWFLIVMSLTGLWYFTQQVLWHADIDIEEHAPLVEVSDIPLGEKAQPPVSFEDALLIAERRFPDIRPSFIMMPEHNRDMFKIVGGGDFIFYDQYSYRLDINPWNGEVARAVSPDNMNTLQTIQHIVDPLHYGTIGGIWTKIIWFIFGLILSAMSITGFMIWGSRTMKAAKAKRTPLQESLQNEGAN
- the ctlX gene encoding citrulline utilization hydrolase CtlX → MSQSSDTVVMVRPHHFFSNPETMDDNAFQSIAEQGVNVAQAAYDEVTKAVEQLQSKGVKVHLFEDTGTETPDSVFPNNWFSTHSTGEFVLYPMYCNNRRKERRADIINFLLETYGYDPILDISALEQEEVFLEGTGSVVFDYDNKLAYAARSKRMDENALKQLSGQLGYQPIAFDAISSDGKPVYHTNVLMAVGSHFVMACVDMIRDAQQQQQFVRSVKNSGKALVLLTEQQIRNFAGNTLEMGGNGRKLLAISETAFRSLKAEQIQQLEQWVELLPIAVPTIELGGGSIRCMLAQVFPKT
- a CDS encoding TonB-dependent siderophore receptor, whose protein sequence is MKIQKTILAASILAALASTSSYAQEEKQEKTQEEMMETINVSSRGLISYVSATGSKSDTPIIETPLSVSVLTEARIQDLGAVTVQDAIGYVAGLYNGPFGVDTRGDWAKIRGVAPVQYLDGLKSLFGNYNNVRVNPYSLGQIEVLKGPSSVLYGQGSTGGIINLVSKRPKAETEGQFWAQLGNYSRKQVAGDITGALNDDASLTGRFVGLYRDSDTQTDYVPDNSLVLNPSLSWHASEDTKITLIGNIQRNESGSSTQFFPWQGTLLPNEFGQIDSSTFVSEPGFDKYETEQDALTTIIEHDINLDWRVRFASRYSDSNADYNTMYSANWPPQFEEDNRSFERYAYIYDNDSESWTSDIQLHGSVMTGSVSHELVFGLDFQDARTDSDRAVGYGGVIDLYDPMYGQVENLPTQDDVVDAPSLTNQQLGLYAQDNMRIDDKWLISAALRRDRATNNPANSSATEQYSTTGRLGFMYLMDKGISPYISYSESFSPVIGRDAYDNPFVPIEGEQWEAGVKYQPHGTEHLLTASVYQIKEKNRKTPVQDDAAPDPGGQVQVGEAEIEGVELEAQLAWESLDVYASYAYTDAVISKSNRLGEDGATLSATPDQQASVWATYRPDNWNGFKIGAGVRYVGNTSDGSAYVEQNGVVLNDPLETPSYTVFDAMIGYNWDNYSVSLDVDNLTDKTVITSCLSRGDCFYGQQRTIMANFRYNF
- a CDS encoding nucleoside deaminase produces the protein MTHINSYLLRCVELAEEALTAGDAPFGSVLVDEYGRVLKEDRNRVNSVDKTYHPEIELARWAAQNLSSKQRQNTIMYTSGEHCPMCSAAHGWAGLGRVVFIHSTQHLVRWYQEFGRNHSRVNQLPFNSVVPEIQVDGPVEELLPRMYELHKRHVESE
- a CDS encoding epoxyqueuosine reductase QueH, translated to MARNKKESIVLETPTGSDHVLLHSCCAPCSGEVMERMAEAGIKFTIFFYNPNIHPEKEYLLRKEENIRFAEKLGVDFIDCDYDSKNWFERVKGLEWEPERGERCTECFDMRFERTALYAHENGFDTITSCLGISRWKNMDQINDCGKRAVAPYPGLHYWTFNWRKQGGAARMVEIAKRERFYQQEYCGCVYSLRDMNRWRLKNGRDRIEIGVQYYTNE